The Oscillospiraceae bacterium sequence GCAGAAATTTTATCATGAGGAATTCGGGAAAGACATCCCGCTTGAGAAAATCCGCTGTAAAGGCGGACGTTCTGATGAAATGTTCTTTATGTGCGGCGATTGTCCATGGGTAAAATGCTGCCGCGAACGCGGGCTTGACACTTGCAGTCAATGCGCTGATTACCCCTGCCCGCCTCTTGCCGACTATATTGAAAAATATGTGAACAAATGCAATCAGATAGATATACATCACGGCGAAAACGAATGATGTAGGTTTGTCAATGATGTGTTACAAAAAGGATAAAGGAAAAAGGATTACGGA is a genomic window containing:
- a CDS encoding DUF3795 domain-containing protein; this translates as MRNKMTCCCGHDCARCVTYRATVENNDELRKQAQKFYHEEFGKDIPLEKIRCKGGRSDEMFFMCGDCPWVKCCRERGLDTCSQCADYPCPPLADYIEKYVNKCNQIDIHHGENE